The Paenibacillus swuensis genome contains the following window.
GCTGGTATGTATTTGGGCCTTGATCACGGTAGGGATTATATTGAAGCTTTTCTTTATTCGCGTACCTCGTTCGGTGTCCACCCTGTTCTATATCGCGTTGGGCTGGATGGCTGTTATCCCTTTCGGTCAGTTGCTGCAAAACCTGCCGTATCAAGCGATTATTCTGATGATTAGCGGCGGTATCGCATACACTGTAGGCGGTGTCATCTATGCCACGAAAATATTCGATTTCTATCCTAACCGATTCGGATTTCATGAAATCTTTCATCTGTTTGTGATGGCCGGGTCCGTCATTCACTTTATTATGATCGTAATGTATGTCATGCCCCGTACATAAAACAGAAGCAGCCCATTAAAACCTGGGCTGCTTATCTGTCTCCTTTATTTGTTGAACAGTGCAACATACTGCGGATAACCTTCTTTGGCCAAATCCTCTTTGGGAATAAACCGGAGTGCCGCGGAGTTGATACAATAACGTAGTCCGTTCTCCCCCGGTCCGTCATTAAAGACATGACCAAGGTGGGAATCCGCGTCAGAGCTTCGAACTTCCGTACGAACCATGCCGTGTGTTAGGTCGGAATGCTCTTTCACATGGCTTTCCTTCAACGGATTCGTAAAGCTAGGCCACCCGCATCCCGAATCGAACTTGTCCAAGGAGCTGAACAGCGGTTCTCCTGAAACGATGTCAACATATATGCCTTCACCTTTGTGATCCCAGAATTCGTTGCGAAACGGATGCTCGGTGCCGTTATTTTGCGTGACATGATATTGAATCGGTGTCAGCCTTTCTTTCAATTCCTGATCATTCTTGCGATACGACCAATTCTCTTTAATAAAATCCTGACGGCCGGAAGCTTTGCTGTAACCTTCATAGTGGGCCGGGTTTTTGCGATAATACCCTTGGTGGTACTCTTCGGCTGGATAGAACTCTTTGGCAGGTAAGATGTCCGTAACGATCGGCTTGGTAAACCTTCCGCTGTTCTGAAGCTGTTGTTTGGACGCCTCTGCTTGCTGTCTTTGTTCCTCATCCTGATAGAAAATGGCTGTCTGGTAGGACTGACCGCGGTCATGGAACTGCCCCCCGGGATCGGTCGGATCAATCTGCTGCCAGTACAATTCTAACAGCTGTCTATATGGGAAAACTTCCGGATCATAGGTGATCTGTACGGCTTCGTAATGTCCGGTCGTCTCGGAGCATACTTCTTTATACGTAGGATTCTCGGTATGTCCGCCCGTGTAACCTGAGATTACGCTCTGAATGCCCGGCATTTCGTCAAACGGCTTCACCATACACCAGAAACATCCTCCGGCAAAAGTGGCTTTCTTGAAATGGTCTTGATGTCCATTCATATGTCTATCACTCCTCTAAATGTTATAAGATGGATTAAGACTGCTTCTTTATTTCAATGATACCAGATTTATTGTTATGTACAAAATAAAGCGGCCCCTCTACAGGAACCGCTCAACTTCATACCTTCCATCTTAGAACAAAGCGTTATCCCTGCTGTAACGTTTTACGGCTTCGTTCACAAGAATAATGATTACGAAATTCAGAACGGACTGATACACACCAACCGCGGATGACATGCCAAACTCTTGTAAATCAAGCAAAGCGCGGAACGCGAAGGTATCAATCACATCCGTTTTGTCGAACAGAACGCCGTTATTTCCGATGAGCTGATAAAACATTCCGAAATCTCCCCTTGCAATTGTGCTTACTTTCAACAAGAGCAAGACAATAATGGTAGGAATCAGGTAGGGAATCACAATGTGAATAATGCGTTGGAACAACGTCGCTCCATCTATTTTGGCAGCCTCGTGCATCTCGGTATCAATTCCTGTGATCGTCGCCAAATAGATGACCGTTCCGTACCCCACGATTTTCCAGGCACTGAAGAAAGCAAGAATGTATACCCAATAATCCGGGTTATTATATACGTCAATGGCGCCCATGCCCAGTGATTTCAGAAATGTGTTTACCGCTCCGAACTCATAGTTCAGCAAATTATATACGATGGCGCCCGCGACCACCCATGAAATGAAATACGGTAAGAATATCGCGGACTGAAGAAACTTCTTAAGATATTTACCGGCAAGTTCCGATAGAATAATGGCAATGACGATCTCCAGAAAGTTGTTAACCACCATAAAGATAACGTTAAAGAATACGGTGTTCTTGGTAATAAGCCAGGCTTTACCTGACTCGAACAGAAATTCGAAGTTTGCTAAACCCACCCACGGACTGCCGAATATGCCGTCCGTATAAGAATACGATTTGAAGGCAATGATCATCCCGGCCATCGGAAGATAACTAAAGATAAAGAAGAAAACAACGGCAGGCAATACCATTAGGAACAGACTGCGGTTTTTGGATAATTCCTGTACAAATCCACTCTTTCTCAAGATGAATCCTCCTGTCTGGTGTGATAAAATGCATCCCCGCAGGGATGCATTTTACGGCTGCATATGACTTGTTTAATCTATTTCTGCGCGGCCATGAACACGTCCACTTGCTTCTGAACCTCAGCCATCACTTTGTCCATACCCGCTTCCTTGTACTTCTCGAGTAAAGTCTTGACGCCCTGCTCGGGATCGCCAAGCGCTCCGAGATACAATGCGTCCCTGTACTGATCGGTCACATTCTTCATGGCCGCAAGCTCATTCTTGAATTTGGTATTATCGAATACAAACGTGAGAAGCGGATTCGTAATCGCCGATTTATTGAAACTCTCCAACATCTGCGCATATTCAGGAGGCGCGTCGGCCATTACTTTATACATGGACGGCGTTCTCCACCCCCACGGACTGCCGCTGTCAGGTTTGTAACCGGATTCGGAACCGTTAAGCGCTTTAATCTTCTTATCCGCGGTCAGTTCGTAGTGCGTACCTTCGATACCGTAGGTCGTCAGATTGAAATACTCTTCATTGTTACGGAACAAATCAAGCAACATTAATGCTCTTTCCGGATTTTTGGCATTCGCATTAATCGCCATACCGTTGCCTGTGTAAGGTACCGAATACGTTGGCTTGCCTTCGTACACATTGAACATCTCGACTTTCCAATCCGGATGGGATTGCGACGCCGAGGTAACGGCGGAACTGATCTCCAACAAGTTGCCGGCCATGGATGCGCTGCGGCCGCTCAAGAAGGAGTCTCTCACTGTCGTTTTATTCGTCATGACACTTTTGGACCAGTAACCCTTCTGATTGTACTCCGACGCTTTTTTCGCAAACTCCATAAATGCAGGCGTCTCCAAATAATTTATAACTTTTCCGGACGGATCCTTCACATCGAAAGCGATTCCCGAGTTTGCGACCATCACTTTCCAAAGATGATCCGGATTTAGCATCATGTCGTAAATTTGATACGTCTTCCCATCCGCATCGTAAGGAACCAGATCCGGCTCATTGTTGGCAATAGCGTCCAAATATTTCTCGTAATCGGCAAATGTCTTAATGGGAGCCAGCTTATACTTTTCGCGCAAATCACCCCGAACCGCGCCGACGACCATGGGGAAATCTCGGTTGGATGACGGAACCATAAATACTTTACCGTTTACTTCGGCCTGCTTCCACGCTTCTTCCGGCATCTCCTTCATGGTAAGAGGAGCATACTTGTTCAACAATTCCGGTTTAAGTTCCAAGAATGCGCCTTTATTCGCCTGTTCGCTATACTTCATCCAGCTAGCCGCATAGACAAGATCGAATTCCTCGCCGGTTGCGAATAACAGAGGGTATTTCTGATTATATTCGCCCCATGATAGGAATACGGGCTCCACGGTAGCATTGATATCTTGTTTAAGTTTCTTATTAATCTCTTCATATACAAGGGACGTATCCTTAGGCTGGTCGCCGACAAGATACATTTTCAGTTTGACTTCCTTGGAAATATCCGGTTTAGACGGATCTTCGGTTGCTGCCGTTTCCCCGGAAGGCGTGTTCTGACTTTCCTTCGTTTCTCCGTTTTCATTGCCGTTGCCGTTACTGTTGCCGCTGCAGCCTGTCAATACGATCATGATCGTAAGGAGTACCGCTAATAAGGTAAGACTTGACTTTTTCATTGTGAATCCTCCCCTGATTTTATGTTTATGATAAACCGGCTGGTGCCGGGTTCACCCTTTAACAGCACCAACCGTAATCCCTTGGACAAAATATTTCTGAACGAACGGATACAACAATACGATCGGACCCGTAGCAATTACGGTCATGGCCAGTTTGAACGATTCCTTAGGCATCGAAACGACCGCCACACCGGATTGAGCCGCAGCCGAATTGGCGAAACTCATGCTGTTCAGAATGTTATATAGAAAGTATTGGAGCGGGTACAAATTCTCGTTCTCGATGAATAATAAGGCATGATACCAGTCATTCCAATAGTTCAGCGCAATAAATAGTCCGATTGTGGCAAGAGCCGGTTTGGACAAGGGAATAATAATGGAAAGGAAAATTCGGAAATCGCCCGCTCCGTCGATTTTTGCGGATTCGCTGATCGCATCCGGTATTGTAGTCGAGATAAAGCTTCTCATAATGATAATGTAGAAAACGTTTAGCAGCATAGGCAGAATGATGGCCAACAACGAATCCTTAAGATGCAAATATTTAATAATCAGAATATACCAAGGCACAAGCCCGCCCGAGAAAAGAGTCGTGAAGAAAAAGTAGAACGCAAATCCATTGCGGTATCTAAAATCCTTCCGTTGCAACACATAGGCTGTCATGGCTGTTAAAAACAATCCTGCGGCTGTCCCGATTATCGTCACCAACAAGGTTACTTGGTACGCCCTTAAAATTTGACTAGGACTTTTAAAAATAAATTGATAGGATTCCAGAGAGAACACGCTTGGGATTAATTGATAGCCTTGTCTTATAATTGAGTTTTCTTCGGTAAAAGAGCCGGAAACAATCATAATAAAGGGTATCACACATAGCGCTGCAAAAGCGGAGATAAACCCATAACCGATTACATTGAATGCAATTTTCTCCATTGTCCATTTTTTGTCCATTCGTACTTCCTCCATTACCTCTGTGATCTGCTGCGATCGTCTTGTTCGCTTGTTCTAATCATAAGAGGAGCTGTTGGCCGGAGTATACTGAACAATGTACATTTGAACTGTATTAAACTCACATTCTGCGGCTATATTTTTTATACTTGAATACACTTTTTCATCATTCCGGCTCTGAGGGGATTGTCATTGTTCCACAATAAACGGAGGTGTGATATAGTGTTGCTACGTTAAGGAGAACTTCTCTTTACACTGAAAGGAGCAACATTGGGAAATGATACTCAAAGCATGGACTCGCACCAACAGATTATACGCAAACATTTTCCTTTCCCTGACCATTTGCATTATCGTTACTATGGTTTCTTTGTCTTTCATTCTTTATATGAATTTCGAGAAAATAACACTCTCCAACATCTATTCCTCGGAAAAGAATAGCTTGTCCCAATCAAGTTACAGCGCCAAGGCAATGATGGACTCCGCAACGAATTATGCTTTACAGATGTACTCGGATCCGCAATTTGATAAACTTCTTCATTATGCAAAGCCCAAGGAAAGCGACATTACATATTCCTTAATGCGTTTAAATTCATATCTGAACATGAACTACTTCTTCTATTCCATCTATATGTACAGTAATAATTCGCAAACGTTCTACATGTTGCCCGACTCGGCCGCGAGTATCTATAAACGAAATGCATTCTTTGATACCGAAGCGGTAAAGCTTCTGGACAATTTCAAGAAATACAAACGGTTGGCGCCGATCCCAAGACAAATACCCGTTGAAGTTTCTGGGGTCAACGGTAAATTTGCTAACGTATATACCTTCTTGTTTTATGATCTGCCTGGAAGCTCCGATAAGCTGGACAACGTCATCATGCTCAATATATCTGAACGTTGGATGAAAGATACAATTAAGAGCTTAAATAAGGATGGGGAAGGCGATACCTTCATTGTGGACAGACAAGGCAACGTCGTCACAGGGACGGAACGTCACGCTTTTATGTCCAATTTAAGCGGCGAATCTTACATGAAGAACATAGCTGTATCAGATGAGGACACGGGTTATTTGGTAAATCCAGTGGATGGGGTTAAGTCACTGATCATTTATTCGAAGCATGAGCCTTCAGACTGGATTTTTGTGCGCGTGTTGCCTTACGATCATATCATGGGCAATATTGATGCCATGAAACACAACGTATTGCTCATCTGCTTCATTATTCTCATCATCGGACTCACCGTTTCCATGTACTTGTCGAAATCGTTGTACAAACCCATAGAAGGCATTCTTTCCAATCTGAATGTGCTGGCGAAAGAGAAACGGGATAATCAGTTTAAATTGAAACAGAATTATTTAAGCAGACTCGTTCATAATCTGGGCGATGAGAAGACGCAGGATATTCAAGAGAGATTAAGAGAGTATGCCATTGAATTCTCCCCTAACAGCGAGTTTATCGTTATGCTGATGTCCATTGACGGGTATGAAGAATTCAGCAACAAGTATAATTATAAAGACAGAAGTTTGCTTAAATACGCAATAATGAACATTACGACCGAGTGTTTGTCGACGATGGGGATTTGCGAATGTGTGGATATGGAAGATCGCACCATTACCGTTATTTTTAACGGGAACCTGAAACCTTTGCTGGAAGATCAAGATCAGCTTGATAAAGCGATTCGGAATATACAGGATGCGGTCCGGAACCATCTTCAGCTTTCGTTATCCGTCGCGGTCAGCGAAGCGGGAGACAGTCTTGCCGTGATTTACGATCTGTACGAAGAAGCGCAGCAGTTGATGGAGCGTAAATTTTTCGAGGGATATCAAAGCGTCATATATAGCGGTCAACAAGATACAGATCCTTCCCAATCGTTCATGTATCCGCTGCAACAAGAGAAGTCCCTGATCGAGGTAATTAAGCTCGGTAAAGCAGACGAGGCTATGGAGATCATCCGGGACATGTCGATGGCGCTGCCGAATCAATCCTCGCTGGCTTCCAATATGTTCTTTAATCAGTTGGCTTACTCGATCTGTACCACAGCTATATCTTTGGAGAAATCCAGCGGATCAACCTTCAATTACGACTTCCATTCTTTCATTCCCCAACTTCACAAGCAAGAGACATTTAAAGATGTGATGCGCCGCTTCTCGGAGCTTGTTGAAGCCATCTGCGCGGGAATGAAAGAGCGTAAAAGCTCCAAACACGACCATCTGATTGCGAACATTGACGATATTATTCAGCAGAGCTATTCCGATCAAGATCTTTCCTTGTTCAAAATCGCCGAAACGGTAGATATGTCGCCCGCCTATCTGGGGCGAATTTTCAAGAAAATGACGATGAAGTCCGTCCCGGACTACCTCAATGAGTTCAGGTTGGAAAAGGCCAAGGAATTGCTGAGCGGAACATCGCTATCCATTGATGAGATTTCCCAGAAGACCGGTTACAACAACAGCACCTATTTCTACAAAGTGTTTAAGAAATATAACGGAATAACACCGAACGAGTATAGATTGAACATAAATTCTCACGAAGACTAGCCATAATGTGCTGGCGGCGTGAATGGCAAATAAGCGGCGGCCTTCTCAGGCACGCCGCTTTTACCGCTTATTATCATGGAACCGTTTATTGGTTTGAATAAGCTTTTCCCTCTAAGGCTATTACTGGACCGTTGTTGTAGACGGCTCCCGTTACCGGATTAAAGGCTCCGTCCACGGAATACTGCATGATATAGCCTTTACGCGTCGTATTGCTGCGGTTAGGAGTACTGCGATGAAAGAGCAAAGAATGGAATACAACCATGCTTCCTTTCTTAAGCGGAACTGCCATACCGGGATCATCGCCGAAGTAGCACTGTTTACCCACATCGGAGTCCCTATGTTCAACAAAGCCTTGTTTATGGCTTCCTGGATGAATCCATATACATCCGTTCTCAATCGTGGCGTCCTCCAACGCCAGCCAGCACGTAACATAATGCTCAGGCTGAGTCGGGGCGTACCCGTTGTCTTGATGCCAAGGGAAGTCACGGTCCGCTTCCGGCCGTTTATATACGGATTGATCCCAGTACAATTTAACGTCAGGACCAAGCAAGGAGGTTGTGATATCGACCATCTTTTGCTGGGACGCGAAGGTTTTAATAGCGTCATCCTTCTGATTCAGAAGAACTGTGAAATTGATTTTCTTCGCTGTACTGATTCCGGCATGTCCTGATTTCACCAATTCGGCTTCCGATGCTTCATCAAGGATATCAATCCTTTTCGTCAAAGCATCTATTTCCTCGGCGCTGAATAACGACTCTAATATGATATATCCCTCTTGTTCATATTGCTTCAATTGATTTTCATTTAACATGCGGATCGCTCCTTTAGGTTTTTTCGTGATTTTGTTGCATATAGCTCATTTTTACTTTTCTTGAGTGTTGGCGATATTGACCAGGCGTTTGTTTAAACTCTTTAACAAATAACCGGCTTAAGTAGGCAGCATCTGAAAATCCACACTCTATAGCGATGATAGATAAAGGATCATCTGTACTTTCAAGCTTATATTTAACTTTCTTCAATCTCGTTTCCCTGACTAATTGCATCGGGGTGACCCCATAATCGTTCATAAAAACTCTGTCCAAATAGACAGGATGTAAGTGAAGTCTGGCGGCTAACCCCGATCTGGATAGTTTTAACTCGGAATGCTCTGTGATATAACGAACTAAACCATGAAACCGTTCATTGTCATTAGAAGTAATGAGATCTTTATCCGGTTCACTTGCCTTCTGGCTGTCGATTAGCAGACTTAACAGTGAGGTGGAATAGGCCAGTAAACTGTATTCACGAAAATCCGAATGCCCTTCTTGCCAAGTTTGGTTCATTAGTTTAAATAGTTGAACATACACATCACTTGCGGTTAAAGTGACGACCCAGCTTACCGGGAAATAGTACATGAAGTCCAATTTATGCATGACTTGAGCTTTGAAACCGAACCAAAGATGAGTCCCGGGTCCATTCGCGGTTTCTGAAAAAGGAGTGTTCGGCGGATGAACCATTACATCTCCGGTTTGTGCTGTCCTCGTAATTCCGTTAGTAACCGTAGTCACTTCGCCTCGAAGAACAAAGCTGACGATCCAGTAGGGATATATTTGATCTTTGACATTAAGCGATGAATACCCAGCCTCTTCAACATTGAATAGCTCAACCCGGAGTTGCTGGATGATGACGCCTGACCCTGGACTCTCTGCGTTGGGAGTCATCGTTTACCTCCTCTTGATTTCCATTGTAGAAAAAAAAATCTATACTAACAATTTACCATATCAACTTGTTATTGTACTTTTTCAACCTATCTCGCGCACAAAAAATCCCCGAAGATAAGTCATCGGAGATGATTATAGAATATTTGAACCCTATTCTCTAGCTAAGGACGGAAGGCACATCTGTACTCTTTGGCACATCGACGGATGCGGCACTCCGACTATGCACTGTCATGTTCAAACCGCCTTTAGGTCGTAAAGTGATGATAAATTCCGGCTTTACTTGCTGATCTTCCTCTAGATACCGAAACTCGTATCGCTGGGCAATTGTAGCCAGAATCAGCGTTGCTTCCAGCATGGCGAAGTGATTGCCGATACATACACGCGCCCCGCCGCCGAATGGAAAATAAGCGAATTGAGGGATCCCCTTCACCATGTCGTGATCAAAGCGTTCCGGACGGAATCTGTTAGGCTCCGGGAAATACTTCGGATGCCTATGCATTAAGTACGGGCTGACCGTGACCTCTTCCCCTTGCTGGATGAGATATTCGCCGATCTCCACATCTTCCGTAGCCTTTCGGCCGATAAGCCAAGCCGGGGGATAGAGACGCAACACTTCCCAAATAATGTTCTGCGTGTACCCCAACTTATCATAATCCTGCAAGGTCGGTTCCCGGCCGTCCAATACGCTTGCGAGTTCCTCCTGCAGCCGCTGTAACACTTCAGGATGCCTTGTTATTTCATAGAATGCCCATGTAAGTGTATTTGCCGTGGTCTCATGCCCTGCCAGGAAGATCGTCAGAATCTCGTCCCTCAGCTGTTTGTCGGACATCCCCGTCTGATCTTCGGCGTCACGCGCAGCCATTAATACAGACAACAAATCTTCCTTGGAGGCCTCTGCATCCGCAGTTCTTTCGCGTATAACATCATATATGAATTCATCCAAAATCCGGAGAGCCTCTCCGTAAATCTTGTTATCCTTTGTCGGTACGGAGAGCGGCAAATCAATGATAGCCCGCATTCGCTTTGTCACTTGATGCAGACAAGTATCCATAGGCTTTCCGATCTTGTCATAATTCGCAAAGACATCCATGCTGAACATCGTCTTCGTGATGACGGCCAATGCGATATTCAGCATGTCATGCTCGATGGAACGAGTCTCTCCGTCCTTCCAGTCGTCCAGGTAATGCGAAGGAATATCCACCATGTCTTCTGCGTATTTCTGAATATGAGTTCGGCTGAAGGAAGGTTGCATCATGCCGCGCTGCCGTTTATGTAATTCATGGTCGCTGGTGAGGATGCCTTCCCCGACGAAGGTCTTCAGCTTATCAAACACCTTGGGCTTCTTAAATGATTTCTGCTTCGTAACCAGAACTTCCTTAATCATGTCCGGGTTGGTAATCACATAATTGGGTTCACGCAATAACCGAATTTTCACAATGTCTTCGTAACCGCGAAGCTCTTCCATAAACAAGTCCGGTTGGCCAAAAAGCTGTTTCACATGACCGAGCAACCAATGGCCTTTAGGACTTTGGTTTGCCCGTATTGCGTTCGACATATAGGACCCCCTAGTCTAATTTTCTAAATGTTTCCATTCTATTATATAAGCGGATTTACCCGCCAGCAATACAAATAAAAAACGCTCTGCGAGGTTTCCGCAAAGCGTTTCACTTGTTTACATCATCTTGCCGTCTTTCGTCGGGTCGCCCATCATCATACTCACCGAAGCGCCCGGCATCATCATGCCCTTATCGTTAGGCATCATCGGCAAGTTATCGGCAGATTCGGATTCATTGCTTAGCTGAACCTCCGTTCCGAATTTCGGTGCCGCAAACGGAAGGTGGGTTCGCCCTCTGGCCAATATGTGCAGATGGTTGCCTGAATCTCCTTCATAAGGACCATCATGATCCCAAGGTACCCAGGAACGCCCGTTACAGTAATGACAAACATAGGACCGGCGATAACGGTCAGCTGTCTTGTTCGGGTAGGAACGATGGAACAGATGGGAGTGGAAGAACAGGATATCCCCCGGTTTCATCGGAACGGAAATCGCAGGCGGATAGTGCGCCACAATCTTGGATAAAGTGTTCACTTCATCATCGATATGACTCACATTGGCAACCGTTGGGAGATCGCCAAGAGGACCTTCCGAATGAGAGTGCGCAGCAGGATCCGTCGGATAGATCGGTTCGTGGTTTGAACCCGGTACTACCCAAAGGCATCCGTTGTCTTCATCGGCTTCTTCAAGCGCCATCCATGCTCCGATTAGTGAATCAGGTTGTGTGCGGATATAATAGGAGTCCTGATGCCACCCCTGTCCTCCGCGACCCGGCGGGTTGTGAAACAGCATCGATTGAAGCGCATAGACATCGGGTCCGATCAACGCTTCCAACACATCCAGCACACGCGGATGCAGCAACGCCCACTCTCCGGTTGCATGTTGCCGGGATAACATATGCACACGAGTTTGCTGCGCGAATTCTTCTTTCAGCGGATCTTTGCTGGCTTCCTCGGCCATTCTCCGTTCATGCTCTCCC
Protein-coding sequences here:
- a CDS encoding phytanoyl-CoA dioxygenase family protein, producing MLHSIETQTETAIRKDRYSVSVEQYKQYHRDGYLKVEGLLSQADVTKLHDWAVELHKAGEHERRMAEEASKDPLKEEFAQQTRVHMLSRQHATGEWALLHPRVLDVLEALIGPDVYALQSMLFHNPPGRGGQGWHQDSYYIRTQPDSLIGAWMALEEADEDNGCLWVVPGSNHEPIYPTDPAAHSHSEGPLGDLPTVANVSHIDDEVNTLSKIVAHYPPAISVPMKPGDILFFHSHLFHRSYPNKTADRYRRSYVCHYCNGRSWVPWDHDGPYEGDSGNHLHILARGRTHLPFAAPKFGTEVQLSNESESADNLPMMPNDKGMMMPGASVSMMMGDPTKDGKMM